In Lachnospiraceae bacterium, the DNA window AAACTTGGATCCATCAATGTATAGATGTTGAAGATCCACATGCTCTGTCTCGAAGATTTTTTTGTTTATATCTTGAAATATTTCTTCAATGGAATCAGCAAGTACTTCGTTGATGAAGTAGCCGAAAGTACGGTAAGAAGGTGCTTGATGATCCATAAGATACATGAAGCGGAGATTGATTTTACACTGATCCTCCAGTTCACGCAATGATATATAGCCATTCGCCATAAATCCAAACAAAACTGTTTTCAGCATGCTGACCGGGTCATACCTGAGTCTTCCTGTATAATGTTGAGGAATATTTTTCAGATATTTCTCCAGTTCGATTTCTCCCATAAATCTGTCAAAAGTCAGCACTGGATTACAGATGTCCAAATAATCTTGAATTAGCATTGGCAAAACTGCCTATTTGGGGTTAGAATAGATTATGTTATTAATTTTCATTGCAAGTTAATTATAACAGAAAGAAAGACCTTGAGTTCATTATAAACTCTTGGTCTTTCTTTTTTGGGGGACTATTCTTTTTTCACAGCCCCTTTAAACTTTGTGATCCTGGTATCATCAGATCGCTACGGGAACCTTGTGATCAAATGGATGATACTGATAATTTTCCAGTTTGAAGCTGTCAGTTGTAAACTGGTAGAAATCTTTTATTTCTGGATCAACCCATAAAGTTGGCCCTGGCAGAGGCTCTTTCTTTAAAAGTTCTTCTACCATAGGAATGTGACGGTCATAAATATGTGCATCTGCGATCACATGGACCAGTTCGCCCACTTTCAGGCCGCTTGCCTGGGCAAACATGTGCATCAGCACTGCATACTGGCATACGTTCCAGCTGTTGGCAGTGAGCATATCCTGTGAGCGCTGGTTTAAGATACCGTTTAAAGTGTCTCCGGATACATTAAAAGTCATGCTGTAAGCACATGGATACAGGTGCATTTCACTTAAATCATGATGATTGTAAATATTGGACATGATGCGGCGGCTTAAAGGATTGTGCTTTAAGTCATAAAGGATACGGTCTACCTGGTCGAAATCGCCCTCTTTATAATGGTGCTTTACCCCCAGCTGATAACCATAGGCTTTTCCGATACTGCCAGTTTCGTCAGCCCAGGAATCCCAGATATGGCTTTTTAAGTCGTGTACGTTGTTGGACTTTTTCTGCCAGATCCACAGCAGTTCATCTACTGCAGATTTAAAATAAGTACGGCGCAATGTGATCACCGGAAATTCCTTTGTCAGATCATAACGGTTTACAATACCAAATTTTTTGATGGTATGAGCAGGAGTGCCGTCTTCCCACACAGGGCGGACTTCATGGTCTGTATCCCATACTCCATTTTCAAGAATGTCTTTGCAATTTTTTATAAAAAGCTGATCTGCGTAACTCATGTAGATTAGTGTCTCCTTAGTTTTTCTTTATATCTTCAAGTATATCAAATCTCAGCCATGCAGTACAGCAAAATTTAAGCCAGTACATCGTTTCATAAATAACTGTACCAGGTTAAATGTGTGGTCTGCCGGTTATCTCGTTTAAAACATCTATAGATATCTTCCAATTTTACAGACTACGTGTTATAATTCTTCTGGTAGTTAAATTATAAACAAACAGACAAGGGGCTTTATAAATGAATCTGATCGCAGCAGCAGACGAAAACTGGGGAATCGGAAAAAATGGC includes these proteins:
- the thyA gene encoding thymidylate synthase, whose protein sequence is MSYADQLFIKNCKDILENGVWDTDHEVRPVWEDGTPAHTIKKFGIVNRYDLTKEFPVITLRRTYFKSAVDELLWIWQKKSNNVHDLKSHIWDSWADETGSIGKAYGYQLGVKHHYKEGDFDQVDRILYDLKHNPLSRRIMSNIYNHHDLSEMHLYPCAYSMTFNVSGDTLNGILNQRSQDMLTANSWNVCQYAVLMHMFAQASGLKVGELVHVIADAHIYDRHIPMVEELLKKEPLPGPTLWVDPEIKDFYQFTTDSFKLENYQYHPFDHKVPVAI